One Ruficoccus amylovorans genomic window carries:
- the rfbF gene encoding glucose-1-phosphate cytidylyltransferase yields MKVVILCGGKGTRLRQETEYRPKPMVSIGAYPILWHIMKIYAHHGHRDFVLCLGYKGEMIKEYFRDYLWNTGDVTLKLGSKSDIVFHDKHDEEDWSVTLAETGPESMTARRIKMIQRHIPDGEPFLLTYGDGLADININAAIAAHQASGKACTLSAVHPAGRFGSIGIENDGRIHYFQEKPQVESAYINGGFLVCEHRVFDYLGDDNIMFEREPITRLVEAGELNAYRHEGWWQPMDTYQESEHLNQLWSSGKAPWKCW; encoded by the coding sequence ATGAAAGTAGTGATCCTCTGTGGCGGAAAAGGTACCCGGCTGCGCCAGGAAACCGAATACCGGCCCAAGCCAATGGTCTCGATTGGCGCCTATCCCATCCTCTGGCACATCATGAAAATCTATGCCCATCACGGACATAGGGACTTTGTCCTGTGCCTGGGCTACAAGGGCGAGATGATCAAGGAGTACTTCCGCGATTATCTCTGGAACACGGGCGACGTGACCCTCAAGCTCGGCAGCAAGAGCGACATCGTCTTCCACGACAAGCACGACGAGGAGGACTGGAGCGTCACTCTGGCCGAGACCGGTCCCGAGAGCATGACCGCCCGCCGGATCAAGATGATTCAGCGCCATATCCCGGACGGGGAGCCCTTTTTGCTGACCTACGGCGACGGCCTGGCCGACATCAACATCAACGCCGCCATCGCCGCCCACCAGGCCTCCGGCAAAGCCTGCACGCTCAGCGCCGTCCACCCGGCAGGCCGCTTCGGCTCCATCGGGATCGAGAACGACGGTCGCATCCACTATTTTCAGGAAAAACCGCAGGTCGAGTCAGCCTACATCAACGGCGGGTTCCTCGTCTGCGAGCACCGTGTTTTCGACTACCTCGGTGACGACAACATCATGTTTGAGCGCGAGCCGATCACGCGGCTGGTCGAGGCGGGCGAGCTCAACGCCTACCGCCACGAGGGCTGGTGGCAACCGATGGACACCTATCAGGAGAGCGAACACCTCAACCAGCTCTGGTCCAGCGGCAAAGCTCCCTGGAAGTGCTGGTAA
- a CDS encoding aldolase/citrate lyase family protein — MNRLEKKMLGCLEDLRDNYNVIGIKAEFEAEGTRMEEALRLKEIVTMADLGLTIKIGGCEAVKDMLDAKVIGTRAIVGPMIETAYAMTKYVKTAQFSFSEDEREEMDFLINIETITGFENLDSITEAPEFEHIDGIVVGRVDMTGSLGLGRDQINSERIFEMTNIMAKKMQAMGKKLVVGGGVSAESLPFFRRLPAGSLAKYETRKIIFDATRSLHSEKAPEGLIKAVGFELMWLKNKRDFYGNIFKEDAERINMLETRYEKLLKEAKALCC; from the coding sequence ATGAATCGACTTGAAAAGAAAATGCTCGGGTGTCTCGAAGACCTGCGGGACAACTACAACGTCATCGGCATCAAGGCTGAATTCGAAGCCGAAGGCACCCGCATGGAGGAGGCGCTCCGCCTGAAGGAAATTGTCACGATGGCCGACCTGGGCCTGACGATCAAGATCGGCGGCTGCGAAGCCGTCAAGGACATGCTCGACGCCAAAGTCATCGGCACCCGCGCCATCGTCGGCCCCATGATCGAAACCGCCTACGCGATGACCAAATACGTCAAGACCGCCCAGTTCTCCTTCAGTGAGGACGAGCGCGAGGAGATGGATTTCCTCATCAACATCGAGACGATTACTGGCTTCGAAAATCTCGACTCGATCACCGAAGCCCCCGAGTTCGAGCACATCGACGGCATCGTCGTGGGGCGCGTGGACATGACCGGCTCCCTCGGCCTGGGCCGCGACCAGATCAACTCCGAGCGCATTTTCGAGATGACCAACATCATGGCCAAGAAGATGCAGGCCATGGGCAAGAAGCTCGTGGTCGGCGGCGGCGTCTCCGCCGAGTCCCTGCCCTTCTTCCGCCGCTTGCCCGCCGGTTCGCTGGCCAAGTACGAGACCCGCAAGATCATTTTCGACGCCACCCGGAGCCTGCACTCTGAAAAGGCTCCCGAAGGCCTGATCAAGGCCGTCGGCTTCGAGCTGATGTGGCTCAAAAACAAGCGCGACTTCTACGGGAACATCTTCAAGGAGGACGCCGAGCGCATCAACATGCTCGAAACCCGCTACGAGAAGCTTCTCAAGGAAGCCAAGGCTCTATGCTGCTGA
- the rfbG gene encoding CDP-glucose 4,6-dehydratase, with the protein MHAGSLKDTFAGKRVFVTGHTGFKGAWLSLWLRHLGAEVYGYALAPAQSPSFFDQLGLERELAAHHLADIRDAARVGQALGEAKPDFVFHLAAQPLVLESYREPLATYEVNVNGTLHVLEALRRLDGPCSAVFITTDKCYENREDGRRYREEEAMGGYDPYSSSKGCAELAIASWRKSFFGPESPVAVASARAGNVIGGGDWADNRIVPDAMRSLREGKPICVRNPRAVRPWQHVLEPLHGYLRLAQALAEKPREVSLRSAFNFGPSEDASQSVEALVGEILKNWPGAWEDASVPGAPHEAGLLHLAIEKAERVLGWRPVWDFSETIRQTVGWYREAERDSAGIRDFSLGQIHCFEKAAL; encoded by the coding sequence ATGCATGCAGGCAGCTTAAAAGACACTTTCGCCGGCAAACGCGTCTTCGTCACCGGCCATACCGGATTCAAGGGGGCCTGGCTCTCGCTGTGGCTGCGCCACCTCGGGGCGGAGGTTTACGGTTACGCCCTGGCCCCGGCTCAGTCTCCGTCTTTCTTTGACCAGCTCGGGCTGGAGCGCGAACTGGCCGCCCACCACCTGGCCGACATCCGTGACGCCGCCCGTGTCGGGCAGGCGCTCGGCGAGGCGAAGCCGGACTTTGTCTTTCACCTGGCGGCCCAGCCGCTGGTGCTGGAGTCGTACCGCGAGCCGCTGGCGACCTACGAGGTCAATGTCAACGGCACGCTGCATGTGCTGGAGGCGCTGCGGCGGCTCGATGGACCGTGCTCGGCAGTCTTTATCACGACCGACAAGTGCTACGAAAATCGGGAGGACGGTCGCCGCTACCGCGAGGAGGAGGCCATGGGCGGCTACGACCCGTACAGCTCCAGCAAGGGCTGCGCCGAGTTGGCCATCGCTTCGTGGCGCAAGTCGTTTTTCGGCCCGGAATCGCCGGTGGCCGTGGCCTCGGCCCGCGCGGGCAACGTCATCGGCGGCGGCGACTGGGCGGATAACCGCATCGTGCCCGACGCCATGCGCAGCCTGCGTGAAGGCAAGCCCATCTGCGTGCGCAACCCGCGCGCCGTGCGCCCCTGGCAGCACGTGCTGGAGCCGCTCCACGGCTACCTGCGGCTGGCGCAGGCCCTGGCGGAGAAGCCGCGGGAGGTTTCCCTGCGCTCGGCGTTTAACTTCGGGCCGTCGGAAGACGCCAGCCAGAGTGTCGAGGCGCTCGTGGGCGAGATTTTGAAAAACTGGCCCGGTGCCTGGGAAGACGCTTCCGTGCCGGGAGCGCCGCATGAGGCTGGGCTCTTGCACCTGGCCATCGAAAAGGCCGAGCGCGTGCTGGGCTGGCGGCCGGTTTGGGATTTTTCTGAAACCATCCGGCAGACAGTCGGCTGGTACCGGGAGGCCGAGCGCGACTCCGCCGGCATCCGTGATTTTTCACTGGGGCAGATTCATTGTTTCGAGAAAGCAGCACTATGA
- a CDS encoding sulfatase family protein, whose protein sequence is MNILWIFVEDMSPLLPLWGDRTVATPNIERLAARGRTYINCHSTAPVCSPSRSGLICGCYPTRIGVHNHVSSRPGEPEVFLPTGVRPLPQIMREAGYFTYNLGKDDYNFVYDRAALYDGEFETPEFYGHHHRGYVPFDTREREWAYWRRRRDGQPFFGQIGLWGGKNTRPALEAVSPERVRVPACYPDTPAFRRQIARHYECIQLVDQEVGWILQALEADDLLEDTAIFFFSDHGMDLLRHKQFCYDGGTHVPLVVSVPQDHRAGVTEKRLVSSIDIAAASLELAGLEVPEWMDARNFMTEGNERSCVFSARDRCDFTIDRIRSVRTERYRYIRNYLTDRPLMQPQYRDQTECYLEYRRLWAEGRLNDEQAPYAGDARPAEELYDHAADHDEVHNLVGDPCYEDIREQLSATLERWIIETNDRGRTGESDQQLRALINRWGDERCQAPEYARVKQV, encoded by the coding sequence ATGAATATACTCTGGATTTTCGTTGAGGACATGAGCCCGTTGCTGCCGTTGTGGGGGGACCGCACCGTGGCGACACCCAACATCGAACGATTGGCTGCGCGGGGGCGGACGTACATTAATTGCCATTCCACCGCCCCGGTTTGCTCGCCCTCGCGCTCCGGCCTGATCTGCGGCTGTTATCCGACACGCATCGGCGTTCATAACCATGTTTCCTCGCGCCCCGGTGAGCCGGAAGTCTTTCTGCCAACGGGGGTGCGTCCCCTTCCGCAAATCATGCGCGAAGCCGGTTATTTTACCTATAATCTGGGCAAGGACGACTACAACTTTGTCTATGATCGCGCGGCACTCTACGATGGGGAGTTCGAGACGCCGGAGTTTTATGGGCACCATCATCGTGGTTACGTCCCTTTCGATACCCGCGAGCGCGAATGGGCCTACTGGCGTCGCCGCAGGGACGGCCAGCCTTTCTTCGGGCAGATTGGCCTTTGGGGAGGGAAGAATACGCGGCCAGCCCTTGAGGCCGTATCGCCGGAGCGGGTGCGTGTGCCGGCTTGTTACCCGGATACGCCCGCGTTTCGCCGCCAGATCGCCCGGCACTACGAGTGTATCCAACTGGTTGACCAGGAAGTGGGCTGGATTTTACAGGCGCTGGAAGCGGACGACTTGCTGGAGGACACGGCCATCTTTTTCTTTTCCGACCACGGAATGGACCTGCTGCGCCACAAGCAGTTTTGCTACGACGGTGGAACGCACGTCCCGCTGGTGGTAAGTGTGCCTCAGGATCATCGTGCGGGAGTGACTGAGAAGCGCCTGGTCAGCTCGATTGATATTGCTGCCGCCAGTCTGGAGTTGGCGGGTCTTGAGGTGCCTGAGTGGATGGATGCCCGAAATTTTATGACGGAAGGGAACGAGCGGTCCTGTGTTTTCTCGGCGCGGGATCGTTGTGATTTCACCATCGACCGCATTCGCTCGGTCCGGACCGAGCGATACCGCTACATCCGTAATTACCTGACGGACCGGCCGCTGATGCAGCCGCAGTACCGTGACCAGACCGAGTGTTACCTGGAGTACAGGCGTCTATGGGCAGAGGGGCGCCTGAACGACGAGCAGGCTCCCTATGCCGGTGATGCCCGGCCAGCCGAAGAGCTTTACGACCACGCCGCCGATCATGATGAGGTGCATAATCTGGTGGGCGATCCTTGCTATGAGGATATTCGCGAGCAGTTGTCCGCAACGCTGGAACGCTGGATCATCGAGACAAATGACCGGGGCCGTACAGGCGAATCCGATCAACAACTGCGAGCCCTCATCAATCGGTGGGGAGACGAGCGTTGCCAGGCGCCGGAGTATGCCCGTGTAAAACAGGTGTAG
- a CDS encoding thiamine pyrophosphate-binding protein — protein MIKVSDYIAKRLREHYNATHFFMVSGGGAMHLNDSLGRSLPYTANHHEQACAIAAEGFARVGQQLAVVNVTTGPGGLNCLNGVFGQWTDSAPVLYLSGQVKFSTCLASCEVPGLRQLGDQEVDIVTSVRHLTKYAVMVTDPLDVKYHLDRAVFEATHGRFGPVWLDVPMNVQGAMVEESELREFTPPEQPVYDLQIARVTAELQQARHPLIVAGHGIRLADQIPLFRELVERLNVPVVTTFNGFDLMESDAPHFAGRIGTVGQRCANFTLQNADCVLFLGTRNNIRQVSYNWENFASRACKIIVDIDPAELAKPLVSPDIAVHADLRDFLPALAQALPGPIGSQEWFDFSINLRRKYSFEHTAEYQQQPGAPINVYHFIHTLTAQMAEGDIMTAANGSACVCLHQAGVVKKDQRIFWNSGDASMGYDLPSAIGAQYAAPSRRVVCLAGDGSIMMNLQELQTLRHNNLPIKLFVICNDGYASIKQTQNNFFSGHRTGSCSGSGVSVPDFRELAQAFGLPSVRITEADALETSVREVLAADGPVLCEVMCETDYAFTPKLSARKLPDGSMVSPSLEDMFPFLDREEYAANLIE, from the coding sequence ATGATCAAAGTTTCCGACTACATCGCCAAACGCCTCCGCGAGCACTATAACGCCACCCACTTTTTTATGGTTTCGGGCGGGGGTGCCATGCACCTCAACGACAGCCTCGGGCGCAGCCTCCCCTACACGGCGAACCACCACGAACAGGCCTGCGCCATCGCCGCCGAAGGCTTCGCCCGCGTGGGCCAGCAACTGGCCGTGGTCAACGTCACCACCGGCCCCGGCGGACTCAACTGCCTCAACGGCGTCTTCGGCCAGTGGACCGACTCCGCCCCCGTGCTCTACCTTTCCGGGCAGGTCAAGTTCTCCACCTGCCTGGCCTCCTGCGAGGTCCCCGGCCTGCGCCAGCTCGGCGACCAGGAAGTGGACATCGTCACCTCCGTGCGGCACCTGACCAAGTACGCCGTCATGGTCACCGATCCGCTCGACGTGAAGTACCACCTCGACCGCGCCGTCTTCGAGGCCACACACGGGCGCTTTGGCCCGGTCTGGCTCGACGTGCCGATGAATGTCCAGGGCGCGATGGTCGAGGAGAGCGAGCTACGGGAGTTCACCCCTCCGGAGCAGCCCGTTTACGACCTGCAAATCGCGCGCGTCACCGCCGAGTTGCAACAAGCCCGCCACCCGCTCATCGTGGCCGGGCACGGCATCCGCCTGGCCGACCAGATCCCGCTCTTCCGCGAACTGGTCGAGCGGCTCAACGTCCCCGTCGTCACCACTTTCAACGGCTTTGACCTGATGGAGTCGGACGCCCCGCACTTCGCCGGGCGCATCGGCACCGTCGGCCAGCGTTGCGCGAACTTCACGCTCCAGAACGCCGATTGCGTGCTCTTCCTGGGCACGCGCAACAACATCCGTCAGGTCAGCTACAACTGGGAAAACTTCGCCTCCAGAGCCTGCAAGATCATCGTCGATATTGACCCGGCCGAGCTGGCCAAGCCGCTCGTCTCCCCCGACATCGCGGTCCACGCCGACCTGCGGGACTTTTTGCCCGCGCTCGCTCAGGCCCTCCCCGGACCCATCGGCTCGCAGGAGTGGTTCGACTTCAGCATCAACCTGCGCCGCAAGTACTCCTTCGAGCACACGGCGGAGTATCAGCAGCAGCCGGGCGCGCCCATCAACGTTTACCACTTCATCCACACGCTGACCGCGCAGATGGCCGAGGGCGACATCATGACTGCGGCCAACGGCTCGGCCTGCGTTTGCCTGCACCAGGCCGGAGTGGTGAAAAAGGACCAGCGCATTTTCTGGAATTCGGGCGACGCCTCCATGGGCTACGACCTGCCATCGGCCATCGGGGCGCAGTACGCGGCTCCCTCGCGCCGGGTTGTCTGCCTGGCCGGCGACGGCTCCATCATGATGAATTTGCAGGAGCTGCAAACGCTCCGGCACAACAACCTGCCGATCAAGCTCTTCGTCATCTGCAACGATGGCTACGCCTCCATCAAGCAGACGCAGAACAACTTTTTCAGCGGCCACCGCACCGGCTCGTGCTCGGGCAGCGGCGTGAGCGTGCCGGACTTCCGCGAACTGGCGCAAGCCTTTGGCCTGCCCTCAGTCCGCATTACCGAAGCCGACGCTTTGGAAACCTCCGTCCGCGAGGTACTGGCCGCCGATGGCCCCGTGCTGTGCGAAGTCATGTGCGAGACCGACTACGCCTTCACCCCGAAGCTCTCGGCCCGCAAGCTTCCCGACGGCAGCATGGTCTCCCCTTCGCTGGAGGACATGTTCCCCTTCCTCGACCGCGAGGAGTACGCCGCCAATCTCATCGAGTAG
- a CDS encoding HAD family hydrolase produces the protein MLLNGQPAGTLEALIFDLDGTLVDSSAEIIKCLKQAYLDAKVGIDGLAFDSSLMGPPVSQIIPKLSPGLTEEQTAAIIAAFRQRYDNSEDDCSTAYEGTAELLALLRGHGRRVFIATNKPMKATLRVLRALGMEDFDDVYTIDKLGTRLTKYEMITGIVETHQLDPARCLMVGDSPDDVCSGRRAGLFSVGALWGYGDKDLLEKESDLALYSVPELANLLVAHFSAASR, from the coding sequence ATGCTGCTGAACGGCCAGCCCGCTGGCACGCTGGAAGCACTGATTTTCGATCTGGACGGAACCCTCGTGGATTCCTCCGCCGAGATCATCAAATGCCTGAAACAGGCTTACCTCGACGCCAAGGTGGGCATCGACGGCCTCGCCTTCGACTCCAGCCTGATGGGGCCGCCGGTCAGCCAGATCATCCCCAAGCTCTCCCCCGGACTGACTGAGGAGCAAACCGCCGCTATCATCGCGGCCTTCCGCCAGCGTTACGACAACTCGGAGGACGACTGCTCCACCGCCTACGAGGGAACCGCCGAACTGCTGGCGCTCCTGCGCGGGCACGGTCGCCGGGTTTTCATCGCCACCAACAAGCCAATGAAGGCGACTCTCCGCGTCCTGCGGGCGCTGGGGATGGAGGACTTCGACGACGTTTACACCATCGACAAACTCGGCACCCGCCTGACCAAGTACGAAATGATCACGGGCATCGTCGAAACCCACCAGCTTGACCCCGCCCGCTGCCTCATGGTGGGCGACTCCCCGGACGATGTCTGCTCGGGCCGCCGCGCCGGCCTGTTTTCAGTCGGCGCGCTTTGGGGCTACGGCGACAAGGATTTGCTTGAAAAAGAATCGGATCTGGCGCTCTACTCGGTACCTGAGCTGGCCAACTTGCTGGTCGCCCATTTTTCAGCCGCCTCCCGATGA
- a CDS encoding MFS transporter codes for MMKPMSHKPAGLARIFGYAMGEGGISIAMNGVSNFALIFLTQVLGLGAGVAALALSITTLWDAITDPLMGYISDNTRTRLGRRQPYLLIGSLALAVSFFLLWFVPQQVTGEAAVFAVVLCINLLLRTAVTVFAVPFTALGFEICPDYEGRSRLQGVRFFINQVVNFTFGAMAWTLFFRDEFSAEGERIDGTLIAGNYLLMGAVLAMAVLIMSLICIVSTWQYAKPYDDEVGDAGNSRSVAGFVREFGSILRDRLALWVFGFFVVAQFAMLLTAQMQLFTYVFFMEFSSSEKTFVHGAGMLSFAVCSLFQSRLVARFDKKVCGYIGGGLSFFGGVGLYLVFIGGVLPADSTWTVGGVAIPLSVGVFALLQSCWWGGGGVLVPLASSMIADVAAINYVNTGKLKNASYASVFTFCQKTSISIGLLLTGWLVATAGIESGADEQTPEAVRNIATLTFISGPVVIALALFILGRYPVDRAYMDDINRRTEEMEAKMKT; via the coding sequence ATGATGAAACCCATGTCGCATAAGCCAGCTGGTCTGGCTCGAATCTTTGGCTATGCCATGGGGGAGGGGGGGATCTCTATCGCCATGAACGGGGTGAGCAACTTTGCGCTCATCTTTCTGACTCAGGTACTGGGGCTGGGTGCGGGGGTGGCGGCGCTGGCACTGAGCATAACGACGCTCTGGGATGCGATTACGGACCCGTTGATGGGATATATTTCCGATAATACGCGGACGCGCCTGGGGCGGCGACAGCCTTACCTGCTTATCGGCAGCTTGGCGCTGGCGGTCAGTTTCTTTCTGCTCTGGTTTGTCCCGCAGCAAGTGACGGGCGAGGCGGCGGTCTTCGCCGTTGTGCTATGCATCAACCTGCTGCTGAGAACCGCGGTGACGGTGTTCGCCGTGCCCTTTACCGCGCTCGGCTTTGAGATCTGCCCGGACTACGAAGGCCGTTCCCGGCTCCAGGGGGTTCGTTTCTTTATCAATCAGGTGGTCAACTTCACGTTCGGTGCAATGGCCTGGACGCTTTTCTTTCGGGATGAGTTCTCCGCGGAAGGCGAGCGTATCGACGGCACATTGATCGCGGGGAATTATCTGCTCATGGGGGCCGTGCTCGCGATGGCGGTGTTGATTATGTCACTCATCTGTATTGTATCCACGTGGCAATACGCGAAGCCATACGATGATGAGGTAGGAGACGCCGGAAACTCCAGAAGCGTGGCCGGTTTTGTCCGGGAGTTCGGCTCCATCCTGCGGGACCGGCTGGCACTGTGGGTATTCGGATTTTTTGTGGTGGCGCAATTCGCCATGCTGCTGACGGCTCAGATGCAGCTTTTCACCTACGTGTTTTTCATGGAGTTCAGCAGTTCGGAGAAGACATTTGTCCACGGCGCGGGGATGCTGAGTTTCGCTGTCTGTTCGTTATTCCAGTCCAGGCTGGTCGCGCGTTTTGACAAGAAGGTCTGCGGCTATATTGGTGGCGGTCTCTCGTTTTTTGGCGGCGTGGGGCTGTACCTCGTATTCATCGGGGGCGTCTTGCCTGCTGATTCGACGTGGACGGTTGGCGGGGTGGCGATTCCGCTTTCGGTGGGTGTCTTTGCCTTGCTCCAGAGTTGCTGGTGGGGCGGCGGCGGAGTGCTTGTTCCGCTGGCCAGCTCCATGATAGCCGATGTAGCGGCGATCAACTACGTCAATACGGGTAAGCTCAAAAATGCCAGCTATGCGTCCGTCTTCACCTTTTGTCAGAAAACGTCGATCTCCATCGGGTTGTTGTTGACCGGGTGGCTGGTCGCCACGGCGGGCATTGAATCCGGGGCCGACGAGCAAACGCCCGAAGCCGTTCGCAACATCGCGACGCTGACTTTCATTTCCGGGCCGGTGGTGATCGCTCTGGCATTGTTTATCCTGGGGCGTTACCCGGTTGACCGTGCGTACATGGACGATATCAATCGCAGGACAGAGGAGATGGAAGCGAAGATGAAAACCTGA
- the rfbH gene encoding lipopolysaccharide biosynthesis protein RfbH: MEQIRAEILRLTREYSRQAHAANRPGDQREDAFVAGETTVPYAARTFTEEEVSAGIGSMLDFWLTLGKEGEAFERELASRLGVKRSLLVNSGSSANLLALSALTSHKLPAERRLRPGDEVITCAAGFPTTVTPILQNGAVPVFLDNNPLTANADLSRLEEAYRPGKTKAVMMAHALGNPFELATVKAFCERHGLWLIEDNCDALGSLYFSPGEDGSLSGQPTGSFGDLSTQSFYPPHHLTLGEGGAVSIVREMRLKLIVESLRDWGRDCWCPSGMDDTCRKRFKWQLGELPEGYDHKYTYSHLGYNLKPLDPQAAIGRVQIQRLDAFTAARISNWNTLRAGLDELSEFLDFSLPTHATDWTPEGFTWDGSGHRTAPSWFGFQMLVKPGAPFTHTDLARFLNERKIGTRMFFGGNLVRQPAFVQAKKDNPDAFRVLGPLEGADRIMNSAIFLGVYPGLTPAMLEFMVSSVRDFVKTV; this comes from the coding sequence ATGGAGCAGATACGGGCGGAAATCCTTCGCCTGACGCGCGAATACAGCCGGCAGGCGCATGCCGCCAACCGCCCGGGAGACCAGCGCGAAGACGCCTTTGTCGCGGGCGAGACGACCGTCCCCTACGCGGCCCGGACCTTTACCGAGGAGGAGGTGAGCGCGGGCATCGGCTCGATGCTGGACTTCTGGCTGACGCTGGGCAAGGAGGGGGAAGCCTTTGAACGCGAGCTGGCTTCCCGGCTCGGGGTCAAGCGCAGCCTGCTGGTCAACTCCGGCTCCTCGGCCAACCTGCTGGCCCTTTCCGCCTTGACGAGCCACAAGCTCCCGGCTGAGCGGCGCCTCCGTCCCGGCGATGAAGTCATCACCTGCGCGGCGGGCTTTCCCACTACCGTGACCCCGATCCTCCAGAACGGCGCGGTTCCGGTCTTTCTCGACAACAACCCGCTCACCGCCAACGCCGACCTCTCCCGCCTGGAGGAAGCCTACCGCCCCGGCAAGACCAAGGCCGTGATGATGGCCCATGCGCTGGGGAACCCCTTTGAGCTGGCCACGGTCAAGGCCTTCTGCGAGCGCCACGGACTCTGGCTGATCGAGGACAACTGCGACGCGCTCGGCTCGCTCTACTTCAGCCCCGGCGAGGACGGCTCTCTCAGCGGCCAGCCGACCGGCTCCTTTGGCGATCTTTCCACTCAGTCCTTCTACCCGCCGCACCACCTGACACTGGGCGAGGGCGGGGCGGTCAGCATTGTGCGCGAGATGCGCCTGAAGCTCATCGTCGAGTCGCTGCGCGACTGGGGCCGCGACTGCTGGTGCCCTTCCGGCATGGACGATACCTGCCGCAAGCGCTTCAAGTGGCAACTGGGCGAACTGCCCGAGGGCTACGACCACAAGTACACCTACAGCCACCTGGGCTACAACCTCAAGCCCCTCGACCCGCAGGCCGCCATCGGGCGGGTGCAGATCCAGCGGCTGGACGCCTTTACCGCGGCTCGTATTTCCAACTGGAACACCCTCCGGGCCGGGTTGGACGAATTGTCCGAGTTCCTCGACTTCTCCCTGCCGACCCACGCCACCGACTGGACACCGGAGGGCTTCACCTGGGATGGCAGCGGCCACCGCACGGCCCCCTCGTGGTTCGGGTTCCAGATGCTGGTCAAGCCCGGCGCTCCCTTTACCCACACCGACCTGGCGCGCTTCCTCAACGAGCGCAAGATCGGCACGCGCATGTTCTTCGGCGGCAACCTCGTGCGTCAGCCCGCCTTCGTGCAGGCGAAGAAGGACAACCCCGACGCCTTCCGCGTGCTCGGGCCGCTCGAAGGGGCCGACCGGATCATGAACAGCGCGATCTTCCTCGGCGTTTATCCGGGCCTGACCCCGGCCATGCTGGAGTTTATGGTTTCCTCCGTGCGCGACTTCGTTAAAACGGTCTGA